In Cutaneotrichosporon cavernicola HIS019 DNA, chromosome: 1, one DNA window encodes the following:
- a CDS encoding uncharacterized protein (RNA pseudouridylate synthase) produces the protein MSTEPALAPSDTQVTHPTPSPNTTASSDPVLTSESAVAQPADSSSDHATAESTDTEMRYPNGMHPMLRYCKPYWWPYRTFVKNRWIGRQLLEVIATEFRDRSVEYYRHALESGVTRVNGVAAYPEYILRNGDRLDNTVHRHEPPVTNDPVVLLHIDREREFCVISKPGSMPVHAAGRYFKHTMLEALLAEHGIKGYAVNRLDRLTSGLMILALSGPASRDLAQEFLEGKVGKEYVARVNGRFPEEEITVDQPLLTVDRQMGLVIIAPEGKDAKTVFTRMSYDASRDQSVVHCRPLTGRTHQIRVHLQYLGHPISNDPIYASEAAFGPGCGRGGVDLVEQGEQNTHLAALAERVQAAKASGGKTGLPPPVPCDADRLAGREQGPERAATTRVTDNVDLTSPIRLSTQARNVIATLRRQRDEAEDWVKWNEVVYATKKVQDALDASASEKDKRPKIPHPRMNQGARAQKAAERPEIPEEAIRHMPRPAHIPKGFCHDCFVPVADDPDPSTLFIYLHALSVVPHEALGDAAEPEKVEVEEGVRAVG, from the exons ATGTCAACGGAGCCTGCTTTGGCGCCATCGGATACGCAAGTGACGCATCCGACTCCCAGTCCCAACACGACCGCGAGCAGCGACCCAGTACTCACCAGCGAGAGCGCTGTGGCCCAGCCCGCGGACTCGTCTTCAGAccacgccaccgccgagTCAACGGACACCGAGATGCGCTACCCCAACGGGATGCACCCGATGCTGCGGTACTGCAAGCCCTACTGGTGGCCGTACCGCACCTTTGTAAAGAACCGCTGGATCGGTCGCCAGCTTCTCGAGGTCATTGCGACCGAGTTCCGCGACCGCTCAGTAGAGTACTACCGGCACGCGCTTGAGAGCGGCGTGACGCGCGTCAACGGAGTCGCAGCGTATCCCGAGTACATTCTGCGCAACGGTGACAGGTTGGA CAACACGGTACACCGCCACGAGCCGCCGGTGACAAACGACCCGGTTGTGCTTTTGCACATCGACCGAGAGCGCGAATTCTGCGTAATTTCCAAGCCGGGAAGCATGCCCGTTCACGCGGCTGGGCGATACTTTAAACACACAATGTTGGAGGCCCTGCTGGCCGAACACGGAATCAAGGGATACGCCGTAAACCGCCTTGACCGCCTTACTTCCGGCCTTATGATCTTGGCGCTGAGTGGGCCGGCCTCGCGCGATTTGGCGCAGGAATTCTTGGAAGGAAAGGTCGGCAAGGAATACGTCGCGCGCGTTAATGGCCGATTCCCCGAAGAAGAAATCACCGTCGACCAGCCTCTCCTCACGGTGGATAGGCAGATGGGGTTAGTCATCATCGCGCcggagggcaaggacgccaagacGGTGTTCACGCGCATGAGCTACGACGCTTCGCGGGACCAAAGCGTCGTCCATTGTCGTCCCCTCACCGGAAGGACTCACCAGATCCGCGTACACCTCCAATACCTTGGCCATCCAATTTCCAACGACCCGATCTATGCGAGCGAGGCAGCGTTCGGGCCGGGTTGTGGCCGCGGAGGCGTagatctcgtcgagcagggAGAACAGAATACCCACCTTGCGGCATTGGCTGAACGTGtccaggccgccaaggcgaGTGGGGGCAAAACTGGTCTTCCGCCCCCGGTTCCATGTGACGCAGACCGCCTCGCTGGTCGTGAGCAGGGTCCCGAACGCGCCGCGACCACACGAGTGACGGATAATGTCGACCTCACGTCGCCAATTCGACTTAGTACGCAGGCGCGAAACGTTATCGCCACGCTGCGGAGACAGCGAGACGAGGCGGAAGATTGGGTGAAATGGAACGAGGTAGTCTACGCCACCAAGAAGGTGCAGGACGCACTTGATGCCTCTGCATCAGAAAAGGACAAGAGGCCCAAGatccctcatccccgcATGAACCAGGGCGCGCGTGCGCAGAAGGCGGCCGAACGCCCCGAAATCCCCGAGGAGGCCATCCGACACATGCCCCGTCCGGCACATATTCCCAAGGGGTTCTGCCACGACTGTTTCGTTCCCGTTGCTGACGACCCGGACCCGTCGACCCTCTTTATTTATCTGCACGCGCTCAG TGTGGTGCCGCATGAGGCTTTGGGGGATGCTGCCGAGCCggagaaggtggaggtggaggagggcgtcCGTGCCGTTGGATAG
- a CDS encoding uncharacterized protein (Uncharacterised protein (DUF2406)), translating into MRDDSQSRAPRPPPGAFGRRRAGTNPGSNRSSMASFDGMNSEELWRLEDSTPDMSNPTRPSQERPLDTVNRMTNRWDPVPLPEALWPTAPMDMPDYLPPPKTKSLTNVTSIRKRGTLRKSASRASTIDNSLAPIPPKDTLSSAHSSATDLSINMNKSQASLSSRPQSMMLGPYGFDLLSTLAPRDGGYAVAAQLSHNNTFSPTSSGGSDRGSFYGSPPPNPHRQSRGPPAPAMMRYDDDLSPPLTGRLSTTTTSSNLSTYSQDEALDGTAPTMTAAHMSLPTMKSPLSQHTTAAEVASMHPPMTPVEENSRREWPVHRQSAAPASMPMGTALAGAGAAGAAAAAAAAGAVGAAGAAGAAGTADAVGAVGGAALTKSKTKKEIKAEEKAKAKASKLEAKREADRREQEAARQKTAAAKEAAHQREEKAKEAARVKAEDKARAKADKSSRRQSMFGLSSRSTSASAPTASSDPPLAMQPAQQPAQQQRATAPQAASQARPPVSPQATPQVRAPVPPQMPVAPVVPAKDGPVRDGTVMPNGVPNGSAAPVPNGNVPNGSAIGRGPPPAIVVPPRMSSNRFVSAGSAPAAAAAAVGAAGAAGAAVIASQVHHQAPPSPQHPTPAPVPVSAQTQAPPPSSQQLSNGPESRSMPRPNLSPQPSHLNAGPRKNGPTPQQSLPPTPMSSSNSTTPSAASMVASRARTPSAVSMTPSSAQSATSSSLTPTNAATDSGSATSTAPKQKKSGLFTNLRKRFSVIQLDHHPAPPQKQRPVSMAVGGEQNQQRNVSAPPAPPVHRAPVAAAPPVTRPQLNSLPPTPPSKDHSPVVKASKPATRTVPIPPPVIVPPRQSSLARGPEQHSDAEDADHHRQASLSDPSSVVVTPTTSRATNSSPSLFEVRPHAMREDNAWEGGYESAVSDASGKPLRHDMVPAMERPVPSLAAH; encoded by the coding sequence ATGCGTGATGATTCCCAGTCTCGTGCcccgcgtccgcctccagGGGCCTTtggccgacgtcgtgctGGCACGAACCCTGGGTCAAACCGTTCGTCCATGGCCAGCTTTGACGGCATGAACAGCGAAGAACTGTGGCGCCTCGAAGACTCGACGCCCGACATGAGCAACCCAACACGCCCATCTCAAGAGCGACCACTTGACACAGTCAACAGGATGACGAACAGATGGGATCCAGTCCCCCTCCCCGAGGCGCTCTGGCCCACTGCACCAATGGACATGCCCGactaccttcctccgccaaAGACCAAGTCGTTGACCAACGTTACCAGTATCAGGAAACGTGGGACGCTGCGCAAGAGTGCATCCCGGGCGTCGACAATCGACAACAGCCTGGCACCAATCCCACCCAAAGACACACTGTCATCGGCGCATTCATCGGCCACGGACCTGTCTATCAACATGAACAAGTCGCAGGCATCGCTTTCGTCACGCCCGCAGTCGATGATGCTTGGGCCCTATGGGTTTGATTTACTGAGCACCCTCGCTCCTCGTGACGGCGGTTATGCGGTGGCAGCACAACTGAGCCATAACAACACGTTCTCGCCAACGAGTTCCGGGGGGAGCGACCGCGGATCCTTCTACGGCTCGCCGCCTCCCAACCCTCATCGCCAATCCCGTGGccctccagctccagcgATGATGCGTTACGACGACGATCTGTCACCGCCTCTGACTGGCCGCCTGTCCACTacaacgacgtcgtccAACCTGTCGACCTACTCGCAGGATGAGGCACTTGATGGCACCGCCCCTACCATGACTGCTGCTCACATGTCTCTACCGACTATGAAGAGCCCTCTCAGCCAGCATACGACTGCTGCCGAAGTCGCATCAATGCACCCTCCCATGACTccggtcgaggagaacaGTAGGCGCGAATGGCCCGTGCACCGTCAAAGCGCCGCGCCTGCGTCAATGCCCATGGGTACCGCGCTTGCTGGCGCCGGTGCTGCcggtgctgctgctgctgctgctgctgctggtgctgtCGGTGCTGCCGGTGCTGCCGGTGCTGCTGGTACTGCTGATGCTGTCGGTGCTGTAGGTGGTGCTGCGCTCACCAAGTCTAAGACCAAgaaggagatcaaggccgaggagaaggccaaggccaaggcatccaagctcgaggccaagcggGAAGCCGATCGTCGTGAGCAAGAGGCAGCTCGCCAGAAGACTGCTGCtgccaaggaggcggccCACCagagagaggagaaggccaaggaggcagctcgcgtcaaggccgaggacaaggccagagccaaggccgacaagTCTTCCAGGAGACAGTCCATGTTCGGCTTGTCAagccgctcgacgagcgcatccGCGCCGACCGCCTCATCTGACCCTCCGCTCGCTATGCAACCTGCCCAGCAGCCTGCGCAACAGCAGCGCGCCACGGCGCCGCAGGCGGCGTCTCaggctcgtcctcctgtCTCTCCCCAGGCAACCCCTCAAGTTCGCGCTCCTGTCCCGCCTCAGATGCCTGTCGCTCCGGTCGTGCCCGCCAAGGATGGCCCTGTGCGTGACGGCACTGTTATGCCTAACGGTGTTCCAAACGGCTCTGCGGCTCCAGTGCCCAATGGTAATGTCCCCAACGGCTCGGCCATTGGTCGTGGGCCCCCTCCTGCGATCGTCGTCCCACCCCGCATGAGCAGCAACAGGTTTGTGTCAGCTGGTTCTGcccctgctgctgctgcggcggctgtgggcgccgccggcgccgccgGTGCGGCAGTGATCGCTTCTCAGGTGCACCACCAAgcccctccctcgcccCAACACCCGACTCCTGCGCCTGTGCCTGTGTCTGCGCAAACGCAAGCTCCTCCCCCCTCGTCACAGCAACTTTCCAATGGGCCAGAGAGCAGGTCTATGCCTCGCCCCAACCTTTCGCCTCAGCCTTCCCACCTCAACGCTGGTCCTCGCAAGAATGGGCCCACGCCGCAGCAGTCGCTTCCGCCTACGCCGATGTCCAGCTCCaactcgacgacgccctcggcggctAGCATGGTGGCGTCTCGCGCCCGGACGCCATCGGCTGTTAGCATGACTCCATCGAGTGCCCAGTCGGCCACTTCTTCATCCCTCACTCCGACAAACGCGGCAACAGACTCTGGCTCTGCGACATCGACTGCTCCCAAGCAGAAGAAGAGCGGTCTGTTCACCAACCTCAGGAAGCGATTCTCCGTGATTCAGCTCGACCACCaccctgctcctcctcagaAGCAGCGCCCCGTGTCGATGGccgttggcggcgagcagAACCAGCAGCGCAACGTCTCTGCGCCACCCGCGCCTCCAGTCCACAGGGCTCCCGTGGCAGCTGCTCCTCCCGTCACCCGGCCTCAGCTCAACTCGCTTCCTCCTACGCCCCCGTCGAAGGACCATTCGCCCGTTGTTAAGGCGAGCAAGCCGGCGACCAGGACGGTTCCCATTCCTCCCCCCGTGATtgttcctcctcgccagtcgtccttggcgcgcggcCCGGAACAGCACTCTGACGCCGAAGACGCcgaccaccaccgccaggCATCGCTCTCGGATCCTTCGTCAGTTGTCGTCACTCCAACGACGAGCAGGGCGACCAACTCGTCTCCATCGCTTTTTGAGGTGCGTCCTCATGCCATGCGTGAGGACAATGCCTGGGAGGGTGGTTACGAGTCTGCCGTTTCCGACGCCAGCGGCAAGCCCCTGCGTCACGACATGGTCCCTGCAATGGAACGGCCTGTTCCCTCTCTGGCTGCCCATTAG